acaggtttTCTGCACCATCCACCTGCCCACATCTCTGTAGCTGCCAGATCTCTGTtgagaggagatggaagagggaaATCACTCGGAGGTGACTGAGTTAATTCTCTCAGGACTGACAGATCGTCCGGAGCTGCAGGTTCCCCTGTTTGTGGTGTTCCTACTGATTTATGGTATCACCCTGGTGGGGAACGGGGGGATGATCTTGTTAATCACGATTGATCCCCaactccacacccccatgtactttttcctcaggaatttgtctttctgtgacctctgctaTTCCTCGGTAATTTCCCCTAAGATGCTGCTGAATTTCTTAGCCGAGAGGAAAAGCATTTCTTACATGGCCTGCGCTCTGCAAATGTTTCTCTCTATCGTTTTTGCAGATGttgagtgcctcctgctggctgtgatggcgtatgaccgttatgtggccatctgtaacccGCTGCTCTATACGGTCACCATGTCCAGGCAGCTTTGTAAACAGCTTGTGGTTGGTGTGTACACTGTGGGGGTGGTGGATTCAATGATACACACATGTTGTACATTTcggctgtcattctgcagctccaacattatcaatcatttcttctgtgacatcccCCCGCTGTTAGTGCTCTCCTGCTCTGACACCCGCATCAATGAGATTGTGACGTTTGTCTTCATATGCTGCATTGTGGTGAGCAGCCTTGTGACAATCCTCCTCTCTTATGTCTATATCACTTCCACCATCCTGCAGATCCACTCTGCTAAGGGCCGgcacaaagccttctccacctgcactttCCACTTAACGGCTGTTGCCCTTTATTTTGGCACCCTCCTCTTCATGCACTTACGTCCCAAGTCCAGctattccatggacacagacaaaATGACCTCAGTGTTTTACACGCTGgtgatccccatgttgaaccccctcatctacagcctgaggaacacagAGGTAAAGGATGCCTTGAGGAAAGCAATGAATAAACTCCTAACGAATTCTTGAATCTGATTAACTCTGTATTGGTTTAATTGTGGGGAGTGGAAACAGGTGAATTCAATTCCCAAGCCATTGCAATGTAATTCACAAAGCTCATGGTAGTATTGTTCATTATTGTATTGTTATTACTGTTAATTTGTTTGTATTTCAAGAAGGTCTGCAGGCCCCAACAGAGATCAGTGGACAAAACATGGGAAGAATCACAGGTCCAGAAAGAGAGAATGATTCTGTAGGTTGGTGGCTTAGGGGCATTCACCTAGAGGGTGAGATGCTCAACTTTATGtctctgttccaatggttatttaaTTAGTTATGCAAAGTAGAACGACTTTGaaaggtttggtcacagagacccccattGGGACTGGCACCttatgtgctgaaattacctctgatcCTGTTTTCCCGCCAGCCTGGGCCTACACAACCCTGCCTtattgagccagacatgctagcctgctgcaacacagaccaagGTCTGGGCCACACCGCCAAATCTGCAGATCTAGACTGAAACTAGCTCAGCCGGTTACCCATTTCCGGCATGGAGACGCCCAGTTCCCATGGTATCTAATCCCCAaacaaatctgttttactctgtacaaagcttatacagggtaaaatgataAATGTTTGCCTTCTATATCACTgcaagagagatatgcacagctgtttgcccccctccccagtaaCAAATACTTACACTGagtttataaataaacaaaagtgattttattaagtataataAGATGGATTAAAGTGAGTTTAAGTCATAACAGATAGAATAAAAGAAATCACAAAGTAAAATGAGCAAGGCTACTCTTAATAAACTCAGAAATCAGTTACAAATGTTAACTTCTCACCCAAGTTGTTACTTCAGGTAAAATCCTTCTCAGGTCAGATGCCTTTTCTGACGAGGGTCTCGCCTGTTCTCACCCACCCCTGTGGTTACAGTCCTTTTGTATCCAGGTGCTTGCAGGTatctctgtggggtggggaggccgtctcttaagccagctgaagacactCATTGTTTGCCTTCCACACTTAGATAGAACATCCCTAAGGCAGAAAACCTTTGTTTCAAATTCTACCCCACTCAGGAGAAGTACCAGCttcaagatggatttcagtatcaggtgacatgatgTTGCATCGCATaaagctttatggaaatatgcttatgaatgtaaatatgacatgactggaatatgttttattctacatatgccatgtaacatatttcTGCAATGGTTCTGAATACGGAAtacattcctcctatttgtatgcatgtatcatttttgtattcaaagttatgaatattggctatgtacttttCTAATTTGAAATAGccttagtgaagcagttggtcagcttcctgagaaaagattattctcagtaagtgcccagtcaagaaacacttaaaccAACAATGAACatggagacaccaatccacatctgagctttccccgGAATACGgtttggctggtaaggaactgaatcatgcatggacatgtgacttgcccacgtgactccaaaactccatcttggagctggaattctacacagagtgggggaggggtgtccacccacaagagaaagtctatttaaacccttgGGGaaccctccattttgtcttcagctggctcaagacaTATCCTATGGGGGTGAAGAGGCTACCTGAAAGAAACTAGGCAAAGGTCAGTAACTaaagggggtgtgagtgatttctgagcccagactagaaggagactagtctgtaaaagaaagcttactggaatacctctgagggtgaggttttatctgtattcagttttcttactgtattaggcaaagacttgcatgttctattttattttgtttggtaattcactttgtccTGTCTGTTACTGCTTGGAACCACTtgaatcctactttctgtattgaATACattcactttttacttattatttaacccagagtatgtattaataccggggggtgtggcaaacagctgtgcatatctctcaaTCAGTGTTTttgagggcaaacaatttatgagtttaccctgtataagctttatacagggtaaaatggatttacttGGGGTTTAGACCCCACTGGGATTTGGGCAACTGAGTGTTAGAGACAAGAAAACtttttaagctgctttcagtCAAGCCTGCagtttgggggacatggttcaaacctgggtctgtgtttgtatcCAGCAAGTGTGTCTGACACAACCAGGCAGAGTTCTGGAGTCCGAAActtgcagggaaagcaggggaagaagtagtcttggcaaatcagttggcagccccaaggcgTTTCTGTTATCCAACCCATCAAATTCTTCCTGGTTtgacccacacatacacaggaagacttgcaggtaaacagagccatccacagtctaTTGATTCTCAAGCACCTTTAATGACTTCCACTTAATGTGTCtaaatcagtaatacaagtttatatcttattctccgaACTCAGAAATAGAAATAATCCACataaacaaataggatgaacacacttagtagtTTATAAGTTTtataatgatatgttacatggggcacttagcataaagcatattccagtgatGTCATAttaataagcatattttcataaagcatatggagtgcaatgtcacacagagCTTTGCCCAGCCCTGGAtagaagggggaattgaacctggatctcccacctcaGAGATGAACTATTGGGCTAAAAATTACAAAGGGAAGGACCACCACTGCCTCCTACAGTGGCTGTCTTGCATCCGGCACCTAAACCGTCCCCCTGCACACAAGCATTGTTTTTGGCGAAGCTATTAGGAGTATTTGTGACACGTTTATGAAGAGTTTCAGGTCAATCCAAACGGTATTGTTTTTGACAATAAATGATTAGTCCAGAAGAAATTCACCCATTTCTACACACATTTGTGTCCCAAAGCTGGAAAATTACTGAAAGAGACATTTGGAGAGGTGACCACCAAATAAAGTGGAATACTTTTATCTAAGGTTTGTATCATATTAAATAGATCTCACGGGAGAGACAGCGATCCAGGCCAGCTGATGTTCTGTCCCTCTCTGTTCAATTTCAAGAAGAAAAGACATTGCAACAACATTAATTCCATTTGCTGTGCACACCTGTTGTCCTGGGAGCAAAGATGCTCCAGCGAGTCAATCTCAAAGTCATCAAAGCCAAATTTAACCTCTGCCACCCAAGGAAGCAGCAACAGATGTATTAAGGGTAATGTTGGTGTGGATAGCAAGCAGGGAAAGATTCATATCTAAATCTGATTTCTGGGTTCTGAGCAGGTACTGCTTCCGTCCTTCTCAACTCATTGAAAGTGaagtgaggaaaaacaaagaggtACCACCAAGTCTTGGGCAAACAAGTCAGTTTCAGAGCACTTCAGCCTTTAATTGAAATGACAGTgagccattcatagaatcatagaatatcagggttagaagggacctcaggaggtcatctagtacaaccccctgctcaaagtagtaccaatccccaactaaatcatgccagccagggctttgtcaagcctgaccttaaaaacttctaaggaaggtgtcataaatataaagggaagggtaaacccctttaaaatccctcctggccagaggaaaactcctctcacctgtaaagggttaagaagctaaaggtaacctctctggcacctgaccaaaatgaccaatgaggagacaagatactttcaaaagctgggaggagggagagaacaaagggtctctgtctgtctatatgctgcttttgctaggaatagaccaggaatggagtcttagaactgttagtaagtaatctagctaggtatgtgttagattatgatttctttaaatggctgagaaaagaattgtgctgaatagaataactatttctgtctgtttatcttttttgtaacttaaggttttgcccagagggattctctatgttttgaatctaattaccctgtaagatatctaccacgctgattttacagaggggatttctttacttctatttactcctatttctattaaaagtcttcttgtaagaaaactgaatgctttttcattgttcattgttcttaagatccaagggtctgggtctgtagtcacctaggcaaattggtgaggctttttaccaaaccttgtccaggaagtggggtgcaagcttttgggaagtattttggggggaaagatgtttccaaacagctcttccccagtaaccagtatttgtttggtggtggtagcggccaatccaaggacaaagggtggaatattttgtacctaggggaagtttttgacctaagctggtaaagataagcttaggaggttttcatgcaggtccccacatctgtaccctagtgttcagagtgggggaggaaccttgagagaaggagattccaccctaaccctaggtaacacattccagtgtttcaccaccctcctagtgaaaacattttccataatatccaacctaaacctcccccactgcaacttgagaccattactccttcttctgtcatctgctaccactgagaacagtctagagccatcatctttggaacccctttcaggtagttgaaagcagctatcaaatcccccctcattcttctcttccgcatactaaacaatcccagttccctcagcctctcctcataagttatgtgttccagacccctaatcatttttgttaccctccactggactctttccaatttttccacatacttcttgtagtgtagggccccaaactggacacagtactccagatgaggcctcacccaatgtcgaatagaggggaacaatcacgtccctcgattgctggcaatgcccctacttatacatcccaaaatgccactggccttcttggcaacaagggcacactgttgactcctatccagcttctcatccactgtaatccctaggtccttttctgcagaactgctgcctagccactcggtccctagtctgtagcagtgcatgggattcttccatcctatgcacttgtccctgttgaacctcatcagatttcttttggcccaatcctctaatttgtctagggccctctgtatcctatccctaccctccagcatatctacctctcctcccactttagtgtaacctgcaaacttgctgaaggtgcaatccacaccatcctcctgatcatttatgaagatattgaacaaaaccagccccaggactgactcttggggcactccacttgataccggctgccaactagacatggagccattgatcactacccgttgagcccgacaatctagccaactttctatccaccttatagtccattcatccagcccatactttaacttgctggcaagaatactgtgggagactgtcaaaagctttgctaaagtcaaggaacaacacatccaccactttcccctcatccacagagccagttatctcatcatagaaggcaattagattagtcaggcatgatttgcccttggtgaatccatgctgactgttcctgatcactttcctcccctctaagtgtttcagaattgattccttgaggacctgctccatgatttttccagggactgaggtgaggctgactggcctgcagttccctggctcctccttcttcccttttttaaaagataggtgCTACATTAGCTTCTTTTAATCTTCAATCTTActtattttgcttattttttggTCCCTATTTCCCTTACCCGAAATAAGCAATTTGAAAATAACAGATTAGTAACCTCTTTGTCTGTTCTCCACCCACCACACCCAAAACTCACATAAAATCACTACCAGTGTCTCAAAGCAATCAACTGTGCACAGACCCTGCTCGACTACACCACTGTGACAGATTGGGTCACAGAAaaccctttgggactgccacccaATGTGCTGAGTCTCCCTCTGAACCTGTTTTCCCTGcaagcttgggacttcagtaccttaccTTGTTGAAGCCAGATACACTTgccagctgcaaacacagatgcAAATCTGAACCACGCCCCCCACAAGCTGCATGCTTAAGTGAAAACAGCTAAAGTAATGcttctgtctccagcactcagatacccagctcccaatggggtccaaaccccaaataaatccattttactctttATAAAGCTTATTCAGGGTAAACTCACAAACTGTTTGCCCTTTATAACACTGATTGAGAGATacacacagctgtttgccccctcccgccccccccccagccagaactaatacatactctgggttaatagaTACGTAAAacttgattttattaaatacaaaaagtaccATTTAAGTGGTTcaaagtaataacagacagaaggaAATGAAttactaaacaaaataaaataaaacacgcaagtgtacacctaatacagtaaaaaaaaaactaaatgcaggtaaatctcacacTCAGAGATGTTGCAATAAGCCTGTTTTACAGGCaagacttcctcctagtctgggtccagcaatcactcactcccctgtagttactgtcctttgctCTAATTTCTTTCAGGCATttccttggggtggaggggctatcttttgtgccagctgaagacaaaatggagagggcTTAGCAGGGGCTTAGATTATCTCTCTCTTGGGGTTGGAAACCCCTTCTGCTCTCCTATgtagaatccagctccaagatggagttttggagtcacatgtccatgcatgactcagttccttACAGGACGAggccacattcccaggaaagttcacatgtggattggtgtctctcaAAGATCATTgctagcttaagtgtttcttgactgtgCACTTTCGGAGTCTTTTCTCAgtaagctgaccaactgctttactgaggctacttaaaatcaaagaAGTAcaaagccaatattcataactttgaatacaaaatgatacatgcatgcaaataggatgaatatatccagtagatcataacctttgcagggATACGTTACAGGGCATATCTGGCATAAAACATATTCAGTGGTGTCATGTTTACATGCagaagcatatttctataaagcattatggggtgcaacgtcacactcTGTTTCACAAACTATAAGttataggaaataaataaaattaacaaaagaaTTGGGAGGGAGCTGGCCTGCTCGAAGATATTTTGTAGCAGCATCTGCAGACATGCTGCAGAGATCTTGAATGTTAACCACCAATTTGGGGAATATCCTCCTTTTTGCATCCTGCCCTGACATTGGCATTTTCAATGAGAACTGTCCCATGGTCCTCCGGGTCACAGGAGGCACAGAAGCAAAGGAGAAGGATTATGAGCATGAATCCTAGaggaagtaggggcatagtgattCCTGGGCACAGACCTAGATCAACAGAGTTGGGAGTTCCTGAATACAAAGATTGCTGGCTGTTAGTTGTTTCTACTGGTGTTCAAGGAAGCAGGACTTTATTTACATTCTTTGtaacctctccctccctgc
The nucleotide sequence above comes from Caretta caretta isolate rCarCar2 chromosome 6, rCarCar1.hap1, whole genome shotgun sequence. Encoded proteins:
- the LOC125629746 gene encoding olfactory receptor 5W2-like yields the protein MEEGNHSEVTELILSGLTDRPELQVPLFVVFLLIYGITLVGNGGMILLITIDPQLHTPMYFFLRNLSFCDLCYSSVISPKMLLNFLAERKSISYMACALQMFLSIVFADVECLLLAVMAYDRYVAICNPLLYTVTMSRQLCKQLVVGVYTVGVVDSMIHTCCTFRLSFCSSNIINHFFCDIPPLLVLSCSDTRINEIVTFVFICCIVVSSLVTILLSYVYITSTILQIHSAKGRHKAFSTCTFHLTAVALYFGTLLFMHLRPKSSYSMDTDKMTSVFYTLVIPMLNPLIYSLRNTEVKDALRKAMNKLLTNS